Below is a genomic region from Pyxidicoccus trucidator.
GTCGCTCTTGCGGCTGCGCAGCGGCGGCAGGTGCAGGGGGATGACGCAGAGCCGGTAGTACAGGTCCTCGCGGAAGCGGCCCTCGCGCGCCGCCGCCAGCAAGTCCCTGTTGGTGGCCGCCACCACCCGCACGTCCACCTGGATGGGACGGCTGGCGCCCACACGCTTGATTTCCCCACCCTCCAGCGCGCGCAGCAGCTTGGCCTGCAAGTCGAGTGGCAGCTCGCCAATCTCGTCGAGAAAGAGGGTGCCTCCGTCGGCCTCCTCGAAGGCGCCCTTGCGCGCGGTGTTGGCGCCGGTGAAGGCGCCCTTCTCGTGGCCGAACAGCTCGCTCTCGATGAGCTCCTTGGAGATGGCCGCGCAGTTGACGGGGATGAGGGCGCGGTTCGCCCGCTGCGAGCAGGCGTGGATGGCGCGCGCCACCAGCTCCTTGCCGGTGCCGGACTCGCCCAGCACCGTCACCGCCGCGGACGAGGGCGCCACCCGCTCAATCAGCTCGGACAGCTGCCGCACCGACGGGTCCGAGCCGATGATGCCGTGGAAGTCCGCCACGTCCTTGCGTGAAGCCGGGGCCGCCGACTCCAGCACCAGCTCCGTCTCGCCCACGCGCAGCACGGTGGGCAGCGGCACCTCCGCCTCGAATACGCGCACCGGCCCCAGCCAGGTGCCGTTGGTGGAGCGCAGGTCCACCACGTGGAAGGTGCCGTCGCGCCGGGTCACCTTCAGGTGCCGGCTGGAGGCGAAGCGGTCCTGGAGGACCAGATCACAGCCCGCGTCCTTGCCCGCGGTGAAGCCCTCGCCCGTGAAGCGGTGCACGGACTCGTTGAGCCCCTGCTTCACCCGCACCTGCGCCGGCTGCCAGCGCGCGGTCCGCGCGTCCACGGCCTGCACGGACGTGGTGTGCCCCACCTCGGTGGTGACGTCCGCGCCGTCCCCGCCCGCGCGCAGCCGGAACACCGCGCGCCACTGGCCCAGGGCCAGGTCCGCGCCGTCCGCGAGCTCGCCCGCGGTGACGGACTGCCCGGCCACCAGCGTGCCCTTGCCGGACAGGTCCTCCACGCGGCAGCGCTCGCCATCCCACAGCAGGGCCACCTGCTGGCGGCTCACCTCCGGGTCGGGAATGGCGACGTCACACTGCTCGCCGCGACCGAGCACCAACCGGGCCCGGTCCACCGCCACCCGCAACACCTCCTCGCCACGACGAAAGAACACCAGCTCTGGCATTCCCAGCCCCTCCCGACAGGTTGGTTCCCGAGCGCTTTACACGGCGGGTGTTCACCTTTCAACCCCACGCCCCGGGTAGGGCGTGGGGGAGGGTGGCCTCAGCGACGCGGCGTGAAGGTGGGCCGGTTGAGGAAGCCGGCGAGGCGGGCGGCCCGGAAGCTGGGGTCCTTCTTGTCCGGCGGGAGGATGGTGACGCCCATGCCGATGGGCCCCAGCCGCTTCTGGGCCTCGGGGTCCAGCTTGAAGTTCACATCCATGGCCGGCTCGCTGTACTCCAGCCGCTTGCCCAGCTTCAGCGTGCCGGTGGCCAGGGCCTCCAGGTCGTCGCTCTTGAGGCGCAGCGTCTGCACGGTGCCCAGCCCCTTCTCGAACTGGATGCGCCCGGTGAGCGCGCCCAGCGCGATTCGCGGCAGGTCCACGGCCATCGCCTGCCCGCCGCCCATGGGGAGGGAGGCCTTGCCGCCCTTGATGACCAGCCCCTGCGAGTCCAGCGTCAGCTCGCCGTCCGCCTGGGACAGGTCCGCGTCCGGGCCCTTGCCCTTGGGCAGCGTCAGCGCGAGGGTGCCGTTCAGCTCACCCTCCATGTCCAGGCCGGTGAAGGCCGGCAGGTTGCCGCCGGAGGCCTGGAGGCCGTCCGCCTCCACGCGCACCTTCACGTCGCCCAGCCCGCCCACGGCCGCGCTCAGCGTGCCGCCCATGGCGCTCGCGCGCACGGCCACGCCCGGCGGGAAGAGGGTGGGGCGCACCGCCACGGAGTCGAGCAGCACCGGCTCGCCCAGTTCCAGCGCGCCCGGCACGTTGCCCTCGCCGGTGGCCAGGGCCGCAATCACCTCGGCACTCAGCGGCTGGGCCGGCTTGCTCACGCGCACCTGGGTGGCGGTGATGCCCGCCAGCCCCGGCCGCAGCGAGCCGATGCGCACGGCGAGCCCCGCCTGGGCCGCCTCCGTCACGAGCCGCGAGCGGATGGCGTCGTACGGGAAGGTGACGAACAGGCCGAGGATGAAGGCCACCACCGCGAACGCGGCGTAGCCGAGGAAGAGCTTCCAGCGGGCGGGCTTGGTGTCAGGAGGCATGGCTTATTGCTTCATCCGGTAGGTGGCGACGGTGGTCCACGCCGTCAGCGTGTCCGAGGCGCTCCTCGGCTCGATGCGCAGGTACTTCACCTTCACCACCCCCGGCCCGCTCTCCACCGTGGTGAGGAAGTCCGTCAGCTTGCGCAGGTCCACGTCCGTGAAGGTCAGCTCCACGGAGCTCTCGATGATTTTACCGTCCCCCACGCCCAGCTCGCCCTTGGGCGTCATGTTGGGCACCTGGAGGCCGGCCGCCGTGGCCTTGTCCTCGATGTAGCTGATGAGCTGCACGTCGCTGGACGACAGCTGCTGCTCCACCGACTGCCGCGCCGCCTGCGCCTCGCGGTAGCTGGCCGCCAGCGCCTGCACCTCCTGCAGCTTCGCCAGCTTGTCCTGCGTGCGCTTGCGGTAGCCGGACGCGCTGTTGGCGAACGTCACGACGACGGCGAAGACGATGAACGCCAGCAGCGCCGCGCCGGCGATGGACACCATCCGCCGCTCACGGTCACTCAGCCGCTCGAACCACGTCGTCACCGGTGCGAAGACTTCCTGGATCCTGGCCATGACTAGCTCTCCCCGCCCTGCGTCCCCGGGCACTGCACCTGGACGTCCAGGCGGAAGGACACCTTGTTGCCGTCCCGCGTCCGCTCCACTTTGCCCTGCCGCACGTCCTTGAAGCACGCGTGGCCCTTGAGCGCGTTGGACAGCGTGTCCACCTGCTTCGACGAGTCCGTCTCACCCTGGAGGATGACGCGGTCCAGGTCGATTTGAATCCGGTCGAACTTCACCGGCACGTCCTCCGGCACCCGCTGCGTGACTTCCGCCAGCAGATTCACCGCCGTCAGCTTGGGCAGCGCCGCCGCCGGGCTCTCCACGCCCTTGAGCATGCTGAGCGCGCGGTTGTAGTCCTTCTCGCACTTGCCGAGGATGCGCTGCGTGGTGTCACACAGCACGGCGTCCACCTGCGCCTCGCGGCGCGACAGCACCGAGTTGCGCACCACGCCGTAGGCGATGAAGAGCAGCAGGAGCGTGGCCGCGAACGAGGCCAGCAACCCCAGCTTGTCCTTCATGTAGTCGAAGTCACCCTTGAAGGAGAGGTCACCCCGGCGGAAGTTGAAGCGCGGCGCCCTGGCGCCCGTCGCGTTGCCCCGCAGCGCCAGCGAGTACGCCTGCACGGCCGCCGGCTGCACCGCCGCGGGAATCGCCTCCGCCGCGTCCGCGGGCAGCGCCAGCAGCCGCACCGGCAGGTTCAAGTCACGGGAGAGCTGCTCGGCCAGCCCGGGCATGCGCGCGGTGCCGCCGCTCAGCACCACCGAGCCCACCTGCTGGCGGGTGCGGGCGGTGAAGGCCTTGAGGGTGGGGCGCAGCTCGCGCAGCACCGGCTGCAGGCCCCGCACGAAGGCCCCCGCCGCGCGCTCCGCGTCCGGGCCCTGCGCCGCGCTGGCCATGGCCCCGTGCTGCTCCTTCCAGTGGTGCGCCTCCGCCAGCGACGTCTGGAACTCGGTGGCCAGCGCCTTGCTCAAGTCCCGCCCGCCGCCCGCGAAGGTGCGGGTGAACGTCACGCCCAGGCCCGGCTTGCCGAAGGACACCGAGGTGCGCTCGTGGCCGATGTCCACCAGCGCCACCGCGCCGCCCTCGCCCGTGCCCTCGAAGAGGCCCGGCGACTGCTGGAACAGGTTCTGGTAGGCGAGGCCGGGGTGGGTGACGATGCGCGGGTCCAGCTTGAGGTCCGCCAGCAGCGCCAGCAGCGACTGCAGCTCCTCCTTGCGCACCACGCCCACCAGCAAGTCGCTGGCCTTGTCCTTGCTGCCCTCCACATCCTTCAGGCCGACGACCTGGTAGTCGTAGACGGCGTCGGAGAGGTCGAAGGGCAGCTGGCTGCCAATCTCGAAGGGCAGCGTCGCTTCAATGCGCTTGCCGTCGGAGAACGGCAGGCTCAGCGCGTGCGTGGTGAGCGACGGGCCGGGCAGGGCGATGACGACCTGGTCCAGGTTTCCGGGCGGGAGCTGGCCGAGCAGCTCCTGCACCGCGGCGCGCAGGGTGTCCGCGCGCTCGCCCTCGGGCGCGCGCCGGACCTCGGCGAACCCCTTGACGGTGTGTCCCTTCGTCTTGGACTCCAGCACCACGCCCTTCACGGAGTGGCTGCCAAGGTCCAGGCCAAGAATGCGGGCCATACTATTCCTCTCTCCAGTACAGGAGCCTGCCCAGCGTGTCGTCCAGCCGGACCACGGCGGTGAGCGTCTTCTGCACGCTGCCCGCTTCTCCCACGGATTTGATGGTGAACGTCTGACTCTTGTCGCCCACGAGCCGGTTGCCCGCCACGTTGGCCTTCACGGCCGGGTTGATGGGGATGCCGGCTGACTCGACCACGGCGACGAAGTCCTGCACGGACATGCCGAAGAAGCTGAACATCTTCGCCGAGCGGACGCGGGTGATGACCTCGTTGAGGAACACCGGGTCGTGCAGCCGCGGGTCCGGCCGCGTCTGGTCCGCCACCGACATGATGGCCAGCCCCAGCATCACCGGGTCGTCCGTGTTGATGTTGGGCCGCCGGTTGATGTCCGGGTACACGGTGAGCCTGTCGCGGAACGCGGACATGAACTGGTCGTTCACCCCGTGCACCCGGTACAGCTCGTCCACGCTGTCGAAGCGCGCGTTCTTCGGCTCGTAGGTCGGGTCATAGCGGCTGTACGCGGCGCCCTCATCCGAGAAGCCGGAGGGCAGGGGGTTCGTTGCGTCCACCAGGTTGATGGCCGAGCCCGTCTCGTCGTCGTCCGCCCAGTCCTTCAGCGCCAGCACCACGTCCTGCGGCGTGCTGCGCACCTTGTTGGCGTCGTCGCGCTCCCAGAGGAACTCGAAGCGCTTGTCGTTGAACATGTCCAGCATGCGCAGCATGGTGGGGTACGCGTCGCCGGCGCCGGCCATCAGGCGGTGGACGTTGAGCTTCTCCTCCTCGTCGGAGATGGAGGCCAGGAAGCAGCCCTCGAAGCCGCCGAAGGAGCGTTGCGTCATCTGCGACGCCACCTCCATCGCCGCCGGGTCCTTCTCGGCGTCGTCCATCTTGAAGTCCTTGTCGTCCGCCGGCTCCATCGCCGCCGTCTCGCCGTCCGCGCCCTCGCTCTTCACCAGCCCCTTGAGCATGTGGCAGTCCACACGCGCCATCTTGTAGAGCTGGATGTTGAGCGACGACGGCTGCGGCGTCTGCTGGCCACCCTGCTGCGCCTGCGGGCCCAGGAACTGCGAGAGGAGGGCCGCCGGGTTGGGGATGGGCGTCTGGTCCACCTGCTTCTGGAAGCGCAGCAGCAGCCGGGACAGGGCAATGCCCGAGCGCGCCAGGTAGTACGCGCGCACCTCGTCCCGCTGGTTGGCCGCCAGCTGCAGGTCCACCCGGCTGTTGTAGGCGAAGTCGGTGGCAATCACCGTGAGGATGGCGATGGACACCACCGCGATGATGAGCGCCACGCCACGCGAGCGCCGCTCACGGCGGGCCGCGGGGGACGCGCTCCTACGGCGGCGGGACTTCTGTTGGAAGAAGCTGGGCATCAGTACCTCGGCAGCTCCGTGTTGAGCATGATGCGGGCCTGGGTGGTGTACTTCGCTTCCTTGCCCGTCTCGTCCACGGCCGTGACGGTGACGCGCACCCGCGTGGGCAGCAGGGCCTTGAGCTCCGTGCGCCGGGTGTCCCACTCGTCGTCCCACTCCTTCTTCTCCGAGTTCCAGTACGCGAACTCCAGCCCCTTGACGCCCTCGAAGAGCACGTCCGTGTTGCCGCCCCGGTCCATGCGGTCATCCACGTTGGGGTTGACGCGGCGCTTGAGGTCCTGCCGCCCCTTCGCCTCCCGGTCCGTGGACGCCTCCACGAAGTACTCCACCACCGCCTGGTCGGACTCCTTCACGTCCGTGTACAGGCGCTGGTGTGAGAACGTGGTGAAGAGCAGCTTGTCCCGCTCGCCGACGAAGTTGGTGGGCCGGTCGTTCTGATCTCGGAAGCGCTTCAGGTCATACCTGTCGCTGACGTACGCGGAGCCAATCTCGCGCGCCATGCGGTTCATGGCCACGCGCACCTGGCGGTAGCGGTCCGCGTCCGCCTCCACCGTCTCCTTGGCCGTCAGGCCCGTCTGGAAGGCCATGGCCACCACGGTGCCCATCAGCGCCGTAATCGCGACGGCCACCATGACCTCCATCAGCGTGAAGCCGCGAGCGTGGCGCCTCATCACTGGGTCCTCCTCTGGAAGCCGGGGATCTTGATGTTGCCCAGCGGGTTGTTGCCCTGGCCGCCCGGGGGGACGATGCCGCCCGTGCCCGGCTGCTGGGCGCCGCCGTTGCGCTGGTTGTTGAAGTCGGACTGGCGCATGAGCGGCATGCGCGTCTGCGGGTCCAGCATGGTGCCGTTGGGGCCGGGCATCGGGTTGGCCACGATGAGGCCCGTGTTCGGGTTCACCCACTGGTTCTCCTGGCCCGGGGGCTGCTGGCCCTGCGACTGGGCGAAGGCCGCGCCGCCGTTGCGGTCCGAGCCCGGCCCCAGAGACACCACGTGCGTCACCAGGTCGATGCTCTCCAACTGCGTGCCCTCCATCCAGAAGACCGTGAGGTGCACCTCGCGCACCGTCTGGGTGATTTGCTGAATCATCTGCGTGAACATGGGCTGCGCCATGCCCATGGCCGCGCCGCCCATTCCACCCAGGCCCGAGGGCTGGGGACCGCCGGACGCGCCGTCCTTGCCACCGCCGCCGCCCGCGCCGCCGCCGAAGAGGCTGGCGATGCCGCCCATGGGGTCTCCATCCCCGCTATCGCCGATGGGCAGGTTGAAGATGGCGCCGATGAGCTGGTCCGGCGTCACGCCCTCCGTCTTGGGGGCGATGATGCGCGCGCGCCACTTGAACTGGGGCCAGCCGTCGTCGGAGAAGTCACCGGACTCCTCGTCGTCGTCGTTGGAGAAGCCGTCGTCGTAGAGCTTCTGCTCCAGGTCCGTCATCTTCGAGCGGGCCAGCAGCGACGCCACGGTGAGGCGCTTGGTGTAGACGTGGTTGGACACCGCGCCCGCGTTCAGGTCGAAGATGGCCATGAGCGCGAGCCCGAGGATGGCGAGCGCCACCACCACCTCCAGCAGGGTGAAGCCCTGGTTGCGTCTCATTTCGGCACCTCCAGCTCTTCGGCCACCACCTGCACCTTGCCGGTGAGGGGTGACACGTCCAGCGTCCAGACGTTGTCCCCCTGCTTGACGTACACGTGGGCCTTCTCCGTGTAGCCCTGCGGGAAGAAGTAGAGGTAGGCCACGCCGCTCTCCACCGGCTCGCGCTGGTGGCGCGTCCACACCGACACCTTCACGTCCCCCGGCAGCTCGCGCGAGGGCACCTCTTCCGAGGTGTACGACGAGAAGCGGGCCGCGTTCTCCACGCGCTGCTTCTCACCTTCCATCAGCTCCGTGGCGGTGGGCGCGTCCCCGCCGGACACGAGGTAGTTGCGGCGCGTCTCGCCGTTGGCGCCCGTGCCTCCGCTGGCGCGCGCGTTCCGCTCGCGCTCGCTGTTCTCGTCGCGCAGCGCGGTGTCCCGGTCCCTCGACGTCGTCACCGCGCCCTCCGCGCACTCGGCGTGGTAGCGGGTGGGCTCCTCGCTCTTCGGGTCGGGAATCTCGAACACCAGGCGGCACGTCTTGCCGCGCAGCGCGGCCGAGTCGTACAGCGAGCGGATGAGGCCCGCCAGCTCGCCCGCGGAGCCCTTCGCCTTGGCGCCGGTGATGGAGCCGATGCCCATCACCGCCGCGGAGAACAGCATCGCGACGATGATGATGGCGATGGAGATTTCGATGAGCGTCAGGCCGCGCTGGGCGCGGCGGCGGGCGGGCGTCATGGCTGCTCCCAGTGGGCGGCCAGCGCTCCGCCGCTGCTCAGGTCCGCGTCCGGGCCACTGCCGCCCGCCTTGCCGTCCGCCCCGTAGGAGACGACGGCGCCCGTCTTGCCGTCCATCCAGTACACGTACGGGTGGCCCCAGGGGTCCACCGGCACCGCGTCCAGCAGGCGGGCCTGGATGAGCGGGGTGAAGCCCTCTTCCTTCGAGGGGAAGCGCCCCATCAGCCGGTGGTGCGACTTGAAGAACCCCTCCAGCTTGCGGATCTCCGCCCGCGCCCGGCGCTGCTCGGTCGTGAGCGACGCGTCATGCGTCAGCCACACGAGGAAGAAGGCCAGACCCGTGGCGACCAGGAAGACGAGGGCCAGGATGAACCGCCCCACGTTCCGGGGGCGGTCCGTCCCCTCCTGCGAGGGCATCGGGGTGGTGAGGGAGGCGTGCTCGTTCATACCCAAGGCCCTATGCAACACGCGGGGTGCGCTACTTCTTCACTTGTTGTTGGCGGCGGCGCCGTCCGCGGAGGAGATGTCCGCGTCGTTGCCCTCGCCACCGGCGGTGCCGTCCGCGCCGTAGGAGATGATGACGGGCTTGCCGCCCTCGTTGATGTACACGTAGTCGTTGTTCCAGGGGTCCTTGGGCATCTGCTCCAGGGCCTGGGTCTCCACGAGCGCGTTCAGGCCCGAGGCGGTGTCGGGGTACTTCCCCTTCTTCGTGTAGTAGAGCTTCATCGCGCCCTGGATGCTCTTGATGTCCAGCGAGGCGCGGTCTCTACGGGCGGCCTCCAGCTGCGGAATCACCGCCACGCCCACGGCCGCCGCGATGAGGCCGAGGATGGTGATGACCACCATGATTTCAATCAGGGTCATGCCGCGGCTCTTGCGGCGCTGCTTCCTCTGGGTCTTCTGGCTCATGTCTCGTTCCTAGCTCGGGTGACTTTCTGGCAGTCCACCCGGTTGAGTTCGTGTCGTCCTGTCAGGGCGTCCGGGCCCCGTCCGCCACGCCCGCCTGCGGGCGCTGGGACTGGGGACCGTACAGCCGGGCCCCCACCGTCAGCAGCGCCGCCGCCACGGCAATCATGGCGGCCAGGGTGACGCGCTGAATCCAGCGGTCCATGGTGTCGTTCATCGTCGCGTCACTCCTCACCGGATGGCCGAGTTCACCTGGAGGATCGGCAGCAGGATGGAGAGCGCTACGAATGCAATCACCGCGCCCATCACCACGATGAGCAGGGGCTCGAGGAGCGAGGTGAGGGCGCCGATGCGCACATTCACCTGCGTCTCGTAGTTGTCCGCCACGTTGGTGAGCATGTCCTCCAACTGGCCGGAGCGCTCACCGATGGCGACCATGTGGTACACGAGCGGAGGGAACTCCCCCGAGCGCTTGAGCGGGGTGGCGATGCTCTCGCCCTCGCGGATGGAGTCGCGGGCCTTCTCCACCACCTCCGCGAGCACCGTGTTCGTCATCACCGCCTTGACGATGTCCATGGCCGCCAGCAGCGGGACGCCGCTCTTGAGCAGCGTGGCCAGCGTGCGGGCGAAGCGGGAGATGGACAGCAGGCGCACCAGGCTGCCGACGACGGGGGCCCTCAGGGTGATGCGGTCCCACTTCGGCTTGCCCTTGGGGCTCTTCGTCCAGCGCATGAACAGCCAGACGCCCAGCGCCATCAGCGGCACGGCGACGAACCACCAGTTCTGGAAGAAGTTGCTGGTGGCGATGAGGATGCGCGTGCTCAGGGGCAGCGTGGCCTTCATCGTCTCGAAGATCTTCGTCACCTTCGGCACCACGAAGACCATGAGGGCCACGAGGATGCCGCCGCCCACCACCATCATGATGGCGGGGTAGAGCATGGTGCTGAGAATCTTCTGCTGCAGCCGGGCCTGGTTCTCCGTGAAGTCCGCCAGGCGCGTGAGCACCGCGTCCAGCGCGCCCGAGGCCTCGCCCGCGCGCACCATGTTCACGTAGATGCTGGGGAAGATTTTGGGGTGCTGGCCCAGGGCGTCCGCGAGGGTGGAGCCCTCGTTGACGCGCTGCTTGATGTCGGAGAGGGCGCGCTTGAAGCGCTCCTTCTCCACCTGGTCCACCAGCGCGCTGAGCGACTCCACCAGGGTGACGCCGGCGTGCAGCAGCGTGGACAGCTGCCGGGTGAAGATGGCGACGTCGTCGGTGTTGACGCGGCCCCGGCCCAGCTTGCGCAGGTCGATGTCGCGCGCCACCAGCGACGCGTTGGCGCCCTTGGACACGGCGGCGCGGCTGCCCTCCGCCTGTGCCAGCACGTCCGTGAGGAAGATGCCGTCGCCGCGCAGCTTGGAGCGCAGCGTCTTGGGGGAGTCCGCCTCGAGCAGGCCCTTGATGGACTTGCCCGCGGAGTTGATACCTCTGTACTCGAAGACCGGCATGGCTCAGACCCCGGCCCCTCCCAGGGAGGAGCTGTCGGTTACATGTCCTCCTGGGTGATGCTCAGCACTTCCGCGATGGTCGTCTCGCCCAGGGAAATCTTCCGCGCGCCGTCGTCCAGCAGCGACGTCATGCCCTTGGACGCTGCGGAGCGCTTGATGGTGGACGCGTCCACGTTCTTCAGCACGAGCTGGCGGATGTCGTCATCCACGGGGAGGAACTCGTAGATGCCGGTGCGGCCCCGGTAGCCGTTGCGGTTGCACGACGGGCAGCCGGTGGCCTTGTAGATGCGGTCCGTCCCGTAGCGCGCCTTGAAGGAGGCCAGCGTGTGGCTGAGCTCCTTGAGCTCCGCGTCCGTGGGCACGTAGGCCACGCGGCAGTCCGGGCACACCCGGCGCACGAGGCGCTGGGCGAGGATGCCGGTGAGCGACGAGGCCACGAGGAAGGGCTCCACGCCCATGTCCACCAGTCGCGTCACCGCGCCCGCGGCGTCGTTGGTGTGCACCGTGGACAGCACGAGGTGGCCCGTCAGCGACGCCTGGATGGCGATTTCCGCCGTCTCCTTGTCGCGGATTTCGCCGACCATGATGACGTCCGGGTCCTGGCGGAGGAACGAGCGCAGCCCCTGCGCGAAGGTGAGGCCAATCTTCGGGTTGATGGCCATCTGGCCAATGCCCTTGAGCTGGTACTCGACCGGGTCCTCGACGGTGAGGATGTTGAGGTCCGGCGTGTTGATTTTCGACAGGGCGCCGTAGAGCGTCGTCGTCTTGCCGGAGCCCGTGGGGCCGGTGACGAGGATGATGCCGTGCGAGCGCTTGATGACGGCTTCCATGGAATGGAGCGTCGCCTGGCTCATGCCGATTTCGGCCAGGTCCAGCAGCGTCGCCGTCTTGTCGAGCAGACGCATGACGATGCGCTCGCCGAAGGACGTGGGGATGGTGGACAG
It encodes:
- the gspE gene encoding type II secretion system ATPase GspE; its protein translation is MNVTADPTLTTATAVAPARNDATQVVSHGQAFLCGRPLGEILRALVPSLTEEKIQEALAVQAEKGQRLGEVLVGMKAVSEEDVAKALGHQLDLPYLARIFTEEVDAELVKRIPINFAKQAHILPLSMEGDAVAVAVSDPLDTSALDHVRLLLGQSISQRIALASTVTDAINSVYDRSVNEAEQLVDEMETTDLDSIAHELEEPTDLLDVNDEAPVIRLVNSVLFRAAKERASDIHIEPMERELLVRFRVDGVLQEVIKPPKRYQNAIVSRVKVMGQLNIAEKRLPQDGRIRIKLAGRDIDIRLSTIPTSFGERIVMRLLDKTATLLDLAEIGMSQATLHSMEAVIKRSHGIILVTGPTGSGKTTTLYGALSKINTPDLNILTVEDPVEYQLKGIGQMAINPKIGLTFAQGLRSFLRQDPDVIMVGEIRDKETAEIAIQASLTGHLVLSTVHTNDAAGAVTRLVDMGVEPFLVASSLTGILAQRLVRRVCPDCRVAYVPTDAELKELSHTLASFKARYGTDRIYKATGCPSCNRNGYRGRTGIYEFLPVDDDIRQLVLKNVDASTIKRSAASKGMTSLLDDGARKISLGETTIAEVLSITQEDM